gagtagccgaagtcccccatcaccactaagtcctgtgctttgggtgATTTTattacttgtttaaaaaaaacctcatctacctcttcttcctggtttggtggtctgtagtagacccctaacatgacatcacccttgttttttaccccttttatccttacccagagactttcaacaagtctgtctcttatttctatctcCACCTCAGTGCaactgtatacatttttaatatataagacaacacctcctccctttttcccctgcctgtccttcctgaacaagctgtatccttctataccaataaTCCAGTCACgtatattatcccaccaagtctccgtgATGCCAGCTATGTcttagttgtgtttatttactagcattttgagttcttcctgcttattccccatacttctcgcctTAGTATACAAACATCTAAGATACTGACTTGATTCCCTcaccccagttctgtcttgtctctcccttttttctgctataacagcccatgctccccccccaGATTtcgacccttctcccaggtctccatgtttttgacttacctgtgggctttggtcacctgcccctgtTGAACCTAGTTTAGATTAGCCAGTCTGTGGCCAAATACACTCTTCTCtttcctcgataggtggaccccatctctgcttaacagtccttcttcctggaaagcatcctgtggtcaaggaagctgaagccctcctggcgacaccatccttgcagccaggcattcacctccaggatatATCTGCCTCTGCCAAGGCCCCTACCATTGACTGGAAGGactgaagagaacaccacctgcgcTCCCAAATCcctcacccttactcccagagccctgtagtcacttctgatctgctgagggtcatacctcaCAATATCATTAGTGCTCAAATGGATGAGTAGCATGAGGTAGTACtaagagggctggataatccttgaCAATCCCTCCATAacatctcggatacgggcccgTGGCAGGCAGCATATCTCCCGGGATGCCATTAGCTACCTTGGTAATCTTTACTATTTTTATTGAGTCTAATATATACATGTCTCTCATGTTTTTGGGATCACCCTGCaaggtagtaaccaaggctgagGGAGACCAGGGTGGGGCTGTTGTGTTGTAGGcaagctgctggggtcagagtgctgAACCAGGCTGCACAGCACATGGACATGGGGAAttgcatgcttgtctgctggctgttggGGTCTGGGCTGagagccacagcagcagagcatttaaggcacccagcattaaggcaggtggtgacacaacccctcactggtctgaatAGCACCCCAGAATGTTACAGTGGTGTAGGCGAACAGGGTGTATACACCGCTTGCTGTTTTAATGGAGGTTTATGCTCTAAGCACTGGTAAAATAGTTTTAAGTGAGCTCAAGTACAAGGTGTAAGGCCAAAGTAGTTACAAGtgaataaaagtaaaatacactTTCCAGTGGCTAAGACAACAAGCTACAGCCTTAGTTCAAGGTAGATTTCTTACCAGTTTTCTTCTTTCCAGCCATGACTGACAttctctcagtcaggaccttccacagaagtacaaggtgctggTTTCCCTTGTCTAGCTGtatgaaagatctttgcctaagcaggtttctcacctatattcagttcccaggGACTTCAACTCCCTTgactgaaggacccatctttctcagcttgcaagagctctggctCCTTGTGTTTGTCCCATGATTGATGCCAAGATGGCTTCTTCTTCTCTCCTTACATCTTCCCAAACTCACTGTTCTATCCCAGACTcaagatgacctcatgctgttcttcccttcctctgcACTTCCCTTCCCCCTGGTGGTTCGTACATCAATGAGGCTTCCACTGGTTTTGGTCACACTTTGTGTAATTTCTTTGGAGACAGGTAAGTAGCTGCCTTCCCTGCTGcctgggagaaaacctgtttcaCCCTTTGGTCACAAACTTTAAAGAATAATAGCAGTGAGTATTCATAATTCCTCATATAgtaatacatatattttacagtgatattaatcaccagtgtgtcattagctttcacaGAAGACCTTActtgatacacttttataatacagcaaTATTGTAttcaatcagttgattcaattacctatcatttgaggttcagaccCCCTTGTCTTTGTAGCCTAGTAAACCATTGAAATGTACTCTCAGATAAAGTTCCTTCTCTCCGTCTGGGAAGAGAGAGACCCCATACAGTCTGGTGACGACTTCCTCCCCTGTTGGTGATAGTTGTCGTTACCTCCTCCCCGAGTTAGCTTGATGACTTTGTTTGCCTTTTAGATAAATGCACCTTCATTGTCTCTCCCCGATGACCAGACTCGTCAGCCAAGCAAATACCCATTCCATGGTCTATGGCAGACTGGGattatgcattgcttgccaaacacatattcagaacataattctagcacatgtccataactctttgtacacaccCAGTACATACACCACACCAAAATATTCATGATCACGGAGTTGTTAGTTTTCCAATTATATGATGCTATTTAGATACAGATGATGACAAAAGCGAGTTAGGGGTAGTAAGTATGTCAAGCCTGACAAGCGCAGCTGATACAGAATAGTGAACCACAACTGGGCCTTTGTGGCCCAGTCTTAAAACCAGAAAGTCTATTGTCTTTATAAGTATTTATGGTGTAGGGTCCTGGAGACCTGGGATTACAAaacaaaggttttttaaaatgaaatctcagAAAGTCTAGCTATTGCAGTTATGAAGACAAGCCTGAAACTGTGGCATGACTGTAACTGATGTGGCAATGACTTCCTGAGTCTTCAGCCAGCCTGAAACAATGCTGTGCCCTGCTCTGTTTCTCTCTATAGGACGCTAACTCCAAGACCTGCTTCTCTGGGAAGCTCTCCATTACCATCATCACAATAGAGGACTCTGTGTGGCAGGACCAAGATGCAGGAACCCTGCCCAATCAAACAGACATTCCCCCAGCAAGTCTTGGGGACTCTGCTGCAAtccctgccactctctggctgggAGGGCACCCCTGCTGACAGCTCTGATGCTCCTGAGGGGAGAGTGTGCGCCTGCTGTCACTTGTGGGAGGTGAAGGGGGCCCTGTGCTACTGCCCCTGCCTCCCTGGTATGGGAGAAAGGCCCCTCAGCCACTCCAAGTAGTGGCGGGCAGGGCCCTGACTTAGGTCTAGGGCCCTGATCACCTTAATCCGGCCTTGAGGTTACAGCCTGATGCTGAGAACTGCTGAGAGAATGGTGCAGAGACTGTTCGCTCTGCGCTAGCTGGGACCCATTCAGGGGTGAGTCCCAGGGAGCTGGTTAAACATCTTTGTTTAGGGGTGAGGGGGGCTAGTCCAATATAGTGCACATTGTGGTAATTTAATCTAGAGATAACATTTTTTAATGTGCCTAAGTGGTTGGGGGAGGTCAAGAttagttttcaaaagagctttagGGCCCAGTACAGAAAGGGCTGTAGGTCCTAACTGCTACTTTAAGCACGGAAATCTAAAGTTTAGATACCTAGAACActcactcagctgctgccttACCCTGTAGGTGCCTGAATTGTTGCTAGAAGATGTGCATAAAGCTGCCTTAATCCTGACATCAGAGAAAGACTCTATAGCCACTCTGTAACCActgggttagagcactcacctagcACAATCAAGTTCCAGTCCCTGCGCCAATGAATGTGTCAGTCTTTTATACAAAGTGACACTGTTTCAACAGCAAGACAGGCAGACCCATCCCAGAATATCCCAGAGCCTGGTGGGCAGCGCACACAGCCAGGAAGTTGGAGATCTGGATTTAAGACCATACTCCAAATAAGGCAGAGTAGGAATTTGAAGCCAGGTCTTCCCTATCCTGGGTTAGTGCTCTAACCCTGGGCTCTAGGGTAAAGGAGGGGCTTAGACCCCATTCTTCGCCTCACCCTTTCtgctggctagtttaggcagggctggcttttgtgaatcccattcgtAGGTGCACAATTCTCCCCAGGTATTGTACAGGGAGCCCGGGCACATAACTCAGGACTGTAGATTCCACTAGGGGGGCAAGGTGCCTAAATGTTAGCCATTGCAACGCTGACTCTaagtcccttttgtgggcccagccCTTATGTCGCATTAAAACTCAATGGGAATTGGACTCCTAAGTCCTTTCTGAAAAACTGGACTTTGGCGCTATTGCCCATTTTACCCTTGAAGTCATAATAGTATGGATAACTGGCAGGGTCTAGAATCAACAGTAATGCAGTCTCATTTGATTAGACATAAAGGGGAGGCGGAGGGAGGAAATGGCACTTTTGGCCACCAAGGCCAAATAAGCACCCCCCAATTGTGATGAAGTGTGGGCACATAGTTTTAGTAATCCTAGCAAGCAATACTCTCCACGCTTCCAAGATGCTTTCCCCAACCTGCCCACCTCATCTCCATCTGTTTAATTTCAACCCGATGCCTTTCATGGAGGTCCGAGGCTCAgctaaaaaaggaaaaacagacaAACACACCAGGTGGGCTCGATGGCAGAGACGTAGGCCTGGATCCTGATGGTAAATCCCAATTGGCTTGGTATGGTCActtagagcagtgctgggcaacctgcggcctgcacGCAGCCTGTGAGGGTAACCCACTGGTGGGCCGCCaggcagtttgtttacatttgcacggttCTCTAGGGCTTGGCCCATTGCTCTGGCAGTAACATTGTTTTCACTGCATTTGTGCCTCtaagtcagtggtgggcaacctgcagcccatcagggtaatccgccgGCAGGCtgtcagacagtttgtttacgtttgcatggaatggcgaactgcggccactgggagctgcaggtggacgtgcaaatataaacaaactgtctgacAGCCTGCaggcggattaccctgatgggctgcaggttgcccaccactgacttaGAGGCACAAATGCAGTGAAAACAATGTTACTGCCAGAGCAATGGCCAAGCCCTAGAGAACCTCTGCTAGGAGATGGCACACTATGCAGTAGAGTGCTATGGCAACGCTGTACTTTAGAGTATAGAAGGGGATAGTGGGTAAGTGTTGCCACTTTGGATCCATGTGAGATATTGTTTggaggaagtgggggtgggggctgcctcTGCTACTCCCATTATATCCTGTGTCTGGACTGGCCACATGCCTGGTATCCCAGTCTGGAGTGGAGGATTCCATCCCAGGCCTAGTTAATAATAGAGAACATGTTCTTTTACTGTCACTCTACTTGGGCTGAGCACTGGCTATGGCTTATTTCCACTGCTATAAATCTTTTCTGTTATGAGGAAAATAAGTTTTAGAGCACAGGCAAAATATGGAATCGCATAGTATTGTCTAATGAGATCATGTCTTCTGGAAATTTTTAAGTTGAACTTTAACATGAGAGTGGCAGGATTCATTCCAGTCATTCTGTGGTTTAGCATTTACGTCATATTATACAAAACAGAAGATCAGTATTTGCTGAAGACAGCTACCTGTGGAATATATGTCCTTTGGAAACAACCTGATGGTTACTACTTATTGAGAACTGCAAGCAGTAGATTAATTCctaactttttttaaagacttctaATCATGTTAGTTTCTTCCAGCTGAATCAATATCAGTATGGAATTAGTACATTAGCCAATcagataattaaaaacaaacacacaaaaaactgtAACATGAAGTGTTTTAAGAAAGTAAAGTCACCACAACTAACAgaaatttttttaacaaaaaaactaGCCCAAAGCAAGGACTGTAGTGGAACCCTGATAAACTGCAGTTGAACAGGATAATGATAAGACCTAAAATAACCGTTTCGCTCTGCAGCATTTGTGTAGTATCTTTATTAGCTATTTTGTGACCCAGTCCTGCTAAAACAATACCCTCCCACACCCATTCATCATAAGTAGTGATCAGATGCTTGAGAATATGGGAGGAACCCTACTTTGTCCTCAGTCCTGGACATACTTTAACTATGCCCATGAATAGGCCCCCTGAAAATCAGTGGACGGCTTATATGCATAAGCGTTTGGAGGAACAGAGCCTTAGAATTTTCAGGGAGTCCTCTAAAAGGTCTTAACAAGATCTGGAGAAAaaatttaaagggtccagggctatATATCACTATTAAATTCTTCCTTGACTCATACATAACCCAGGAAAGACATTTATGGCAGCCATTTGCCTTTACCAGGATCCTAATTAATGGAACAAACTTCCATGCAGAGGGGGGCCATAATAGccaaaacttttttaaatggtAAGGGAAGCAGTAATCATTTTTATAAACACAAAAAGTATATAAGGAAGGAATCCCCATCCATTGTGCTACCATAATCACAAAAATAAGTTGTTTTAGCTCATAGCTGTGAGTTAACGCCTCATTGCTACACAGCAACATATGGAAAATTTATGATATTTTGAAGAACCTACTTGCCAGAGCTTTCCCTTTCCTGCTTGGATGTAGAATTGTCATGAAAAGTTTGGTTTCATttggttttatatattttataggcTTCCAGTGTAGTGTGTCTTTTCTGCTGAATAGATCAGCCTCCCCTAGATCCATAACCAATCTTCAtatgtggccagattttcaaaagattcCATGTAGCCTCAGCTTCACATGATACCAGGAGAACTGCAATTGCTCAGCACCTTCACCAATCAGGCCAGTACATGATGGTGTAGCCCAAAAGGCCAGAAATATTTGCTGCTGAGTAATTTAAAAACATCAGTTAAAGCTAGGAAGATTGGATATCGAAGTAAAAAGTTTTCTCCTAAAAATCACATTCTATCAACTGTCATAAAGAAACACAGTCTATTGTCcagaaataatatttattcaTTAACAATAAAACACAGAATAGAAAAAGCCTTATAAATAAAACTATATATATGCTGTATTTTTATTCAGTACTCCACAAAAAAACATTACAGACAGTAACAAAATAattgaattaatttaaaaaacttcAAATATGATAGCACTGTTCATTTATCATGTTTTATCAACAATGCAATGGTCATTTGTTTACATATTACAATTTTACTAAAATTCGTAACCCTGCTCCTTAAAACAATTGAACCAATTTGTTACTTGATCCAAGATTTATAACATATATGTATATCCATAAACAATAACAGCTCTGAGAAAGTTATGCAGACTGTTCAATGGTAACTGCAAGTTgtttggggggggaaatcacaaatgaactggggtaaaaatcaaaACATTGCAGAAAAATTATATTTGGGTAACAATTACATATTTTCCATTGCCCTTTTAGTAATGTGATCTCTTCCTTTGTCTGATTGCTCCTGGTTTAGGTACTCTAGCACCTTTACTAGCATATCTTCATCCAGATACTGCCTGTTTTGTGTGTCGTCATTCTCCCGGGCCATGGACAGCCTTTTGCTGAGTGAGGCTAGTTTATCAGATTCTTGTGGTCCCAGCTGATTTAGATGTTCTTTGATTGCTTGCTCAAGCTGGTCGTCTTCCTGTTGATCATTTTCAGATGAAACTGGGACTGGAACACGTTTCAGCTGGTTTGTATTGATAACTTCAGGGTATTTTGCCAACATATTTGCCAAGTAATCTGCTAGTTCTTCATctttttcatttagtttttcgTATTCCGTTTGTCGTCTTTCCAAATCATTAATCCAAGCAGCTTTAGGAAGTTGATATCCTTTAGATCTTCTGGGAATGTAGGAAAGTCTTGGCAAACTGTTCTCTTCATTAAGCTGATTTACAAAGTAGGAGGTTTTCTGATTAGCTAAATTATCAGTCCCTAAAAGATTGACAATATCTTCAATATTGAGGTCTTCAGGTAGATTATCTGGCATAACATTAATTGGCTGCTTCATGTAACCATTTTtagtgttcattttatttttaaatctatctGTGTGGTCTAGATTTGTTTCAGAGATGTCATCCTCAAGATCTTCTGGGAGCTCTGGTTCTTGCTCTGTCTCCACCctttcattctgctgctgcttttctccaGTTTTCAACATGTCTAGTAAATCCTCTGGAGGGATTTGTAAATTCCTTGAGATTTCTATTAGTTGAGAGATAGACTGAGGATCAAGTTTTTCCAAAAATGTACCTGCCCTTTTTTCTTCATGTCCAGTCCTTAACCTGCCATTTCCAATATTGCTCATCAGCCTCTTCAGATAATAATTCATTAGCTTTGTAATGTCATCTGACATTTGATCTTTACTGTCTCTTCCCATTTCATCCTCCAGGAAGCCTTGTTTCCCTGATCTCTTCATTTCATCATCAATCACTTCTTCATTTTTATCAATTTCCTCTTTACGATCTTTTATCTCTTCTTGTGTTTGGCTTTCCACTTTTTCCTCTATTGGATTCCAGTCTTCTCCTCCCACTACATCTTCATAAGCAATATTATTCACTTTATATACATCATCTTCATCTTCTGTGTACAATTTCTGATCCTCATCCAGCCTCTCTTTTTTGTGATTATTTGGTCCTGTCATCTTCCCGAGCTCCTGAAAGACAGACTCCAAAGTAGCAAGGCTTTGGGGTGTATATTGTTCTTCTACTATTTCATTGGTGCGCTTGAAAGGACTGTCTCTTGAACTTTCTTCATCATGTACATGTGGCATTTTGACATATTTGTGTCGTTTCTCAGGCCACTTATAAGCCTCATAATCATCACTCACGCCAGCTGGAAAGTTATCTGAACTCAGAGTATatggtttat
This genomic interval from Malaclemys terrapin pileata isolate rMalTer1 chromosome 9, rMalTer1.hap1, whole genome shotgun sequence contains the following:
- the SCG2 gene encoding secretogranin-2, with product MADAKTCWLGAASSLTLFFVLICCVDAASIEPYQLLQKNPDYLVKNLQRLPSPDMIKALEYIENLRKQANKGENGPDYNFYQGAPFLLQQKESKDQSHLADNIRDSLTEDESQWVRSMLEALRQTEKESKAGSKENKPYTLSSDNFPAGVSDDYEAYKWPEKRHKYVKMPHVHDEESSRDSPFKRTNEIVEEQYTPQSLATLESVFQELGKMTGPNNHKKERLDEDQKLYTEDEDDVYKVNNIAYEDVVGGEDWNPIEEKVESQTQEEIKDRKEEIDKNEEVIDDEMKRSGKQGFLEDEMGRDSKDQMSDDITKLMNYYLKRLMSNIGNGRLRTGHEEKRAGTFLEKLDPQSISQLIEISRNLQIPPEDLLDMLKTGEKQQQNERVETEQEPELPEDLEDDISETNLDHTDRFKNKMNTKNGYMKQPINVMPDNLPEDLNIEDIVNLLGTDNLANQKTSYFVNQLNEENSLPRLSYIPRRSKGYQLPKAAWINDLERRQTEYEKLNEKDEELADYLANMLAKYPEVINTNQLKRVPVPVSSENDQQEDDQLEQAIKEHLNQLGPQESDKLASLSKRLSMARENDDTQNRQYLDEDMLVKVLEYLNQEQSDKGRDHITKRAMENM